The Anaerolineae bacterium genomic interval GAGACGAAGGGAGAGGTGTCGCCCAGTCTGAGGAAGTGGCCCGAGGGTCCCTCGCCCAGGAACTCCGAGAACCAGGCCTCGTGCTCGATCTCCTCGTGGAGGATCGCCAGCGATAGGTCGTAGGTGCGGTGGTCCTTGCCCGCGGTGAGGTTGCAGATGTGGGTGTACCCGCGCACGGCGCAGCGCTCGGCCTCCACCAGCACCATCAGCATCGCCTTGACGTCGGTGGGATCCTGGGGCAGCCGCGCCGGAGGGCAGGCCGAGATGTCGTGGAACTCCTTCATGTTGTCTGGCAGCTTGCCGCCCAACTCGTAGATGCGGGGCACCAGAGCCTCGAAGTGGTTGCGGTCCTCGATGCGAGCTGCCTCGGCGATCTGCTTGATACCCTCGCCCTCCAGCCCGATGAGGTTCACCCTGAGAATGGTGTAATAGTAGTAGGTCGTCAGTTCGGCCGCCGCGTTCCTGACCAGCAGGTCGAGGAGCTCATCGAGGTTCACTCCCGCCTTGACAACCATCTCCCTAGCTACCTTCGCCATGACTTGCCTCCATCCTAACGAGATTGACCCACGCGCCGAGTACCGTGCCCCACTCTAGCGAGACTTCGATCCTCGGTCAACTGCCTAGCTGGCCTCCGGGGGGCACGTGGGCCGCAGACGGCGCCGAGCCCGCGGTGGATGGAGAGGCCCGTGCTATCTTTGACGAACTCCTCCACAAGCTGTATCAATGCCGCAGTCTCGTCTGCCTGCCCCAGGAGGATATCATGACCTCTCGCGAGCGCATCGCCAAAGCCCTGAGCTTCCAGGAGCCGGATCGTGTCCCCATCACCGACTCGCCGTGGACGGCAACAGTGGACCGATGGTACGAGGAGGGACTCCCGCGGGACGTGACCGCCGCCGAGTACTTCGGGTACGAACTGGTCAACTTCGGCTCCGACACTACTCCCATGTTCCCCATCAAGGTGCTCGAAGAGACCGATGAGTACGTCATCGAGACCACTTCCGAGGGCGGCGTGCGGCGCAACCACAAGGATTACTCCACCACCCCTGAGATCATTGACTATCCCTGCAAGACTCGGGAAGATTGGGAGCGCATCAAGCCCCGTCTGATCCCCGGCAAGCACAGGGTGGACTGGACCGGAGAGGGGCTCCCATACCGACAGGAAGGGCTGCGTGCCCGGCATGAGCCCGAGCGGCCCTCCTGGTACAAGGGGCTCGACGGGTGTCGCCAGGCCCGCGCCGACGGCAAGTTCGTGTGCTACTCCGCCGCTATTGGCTACGACAAGATCCAGTCCTACGTCGCCACCGAGCGCCTGCTCATGGCCATCATTGATGAGCCAGATTGGGTGGTGGACATGTACGAGACCGATGCGGACCTGGCCCTGGCCCAGTACGAGATCATGACGGAGGGCGGGTTCGAGTTCGATGGGGCCTTCATGTACTGCGACCTGGGCTACCGCAACGGCCTGCTGTTCTCTCCCAAGCATTACGAGCAGCAGCTGCATCCCGTCTTCAAGCGTGTCTTTGGCTACTTCAACGATCGAGGCCTGCCCGTCATCCTGCACTGCTGCGGCAACGTGAAGGAGCTCATACCGTATTTCATAGACGAGGGCCTGCGCTGCCTCCAGCCTCT includes:
- a CDS encoding DNA protection protein DPS (play a key role in DNA protection against oxidative stress by oxidizing Fe(II) to Fe(III); induced by iron depletion and hydrogen peroxide) encodes the protein MAKVAREMVVKAGVNLDELLDLLVRNAAAELTTYYYYTILRVNLIGLEGEGIKQIAEAARIEDRNHFEALVPRIYELGGKLPDNMKEFHDISACPPARLPQDPTDVKAMLMVLVEAERCAVRGYTHICNLTAGKDHRTYDLSLAILHEEIEHEAWFSEFLGEGPSGHFLRLGDTSPFVSKFLR